A genomic region of Dickeya solani IPO 2222 contains the following coding sequences:
- the rhaB gene encoding rhamnulokinase yields the protein MAVKHYVAVDLGASSGRVMLASLETETRRLTLEEIHRFSNPLRLWQGHHLWDLDELERQIRHGLEAVDARGVHPVSIGIDSWGVDMVPLDQQGNRLGLPYSYRDHRTDGQMAQVIAELGRERLYRQTGIQFLPFNTLYQLRALRQQEPDVWGQVAHLLMIPDYFHYRLTGRMACEYTNASTTQLLNLDSGDWDRCLLDYLGVPPNWLAAPHQPGHRVGDWIAPSGRAVPVVTVATHDTASAVVATPLTDADSAYLSSGTWSLIGIESREPLTGPAALAANITNEGGVGGRYRVLKNIMGLWLLQRVCQEQQVADLPALLDAAAAQPGFVNLINPNDERLINPPSMSDALRECCREHGQPVPATTAALARCILDSLALSYRQGLLTLGELRGAPLRHLHVVGGGSRNSLLNQLCADVCQVPVLAGPAEASTLGNIGCQLIAQGNVADLDAFRRLLADNIPLQPFIPRQDSDFAGHWRRFQALCQVNEELTV from the coding sequence ATGGCGGTCAAGCATTACGTAGCGGTCGATCTCGGCGCCTCCAGCGGGCGGGTGATGCTGGCGTCGCTGGAAACCGAAACCCGGCGGCTGACGCTGGAGGAAATCCATCGTTTCAGCAATCCGCTGCGGCTCTGGCAGGGGCATCATCTGTGGGATCTGGACGAGCTGGAGCGCCAGATTCGCCACGGGCTTGAAGCCGTCGACGCGCGCGGCGTTCACCCCGTCAGCATCGGTATCGACAGTTGGGGCGTGGACATGGTGCCGCTGGACCAGCAAGGCAACCGGCTGGGCCTGCCTTACTCCTATCGCGACCACCGCACCGACGGCCAGATGGCGCAAGTCATCGCCGAACTGGGCCGCGAGCGCCTCTATCGGCAAACCGGCATCCAGTTTTTGCCGTTCAACACCCTCTACCAACTGCGGGCGCTGCGCCAGCAGGAGCCGGATGTCTGGGGGCAGGTGGCGCACCTGCTGATGATCCCGGACTACTTCCACTACCGGCTGACCGGCCGGATGGCGTGCGAATACACCAACGCCAGCACCACCCAGTTGTTGAATCTGGACAGCGGCGACTGGGACCGCTGCCTGCTGGATTATCTGGGCGTGCCGCCCAACTGGCTCGCCGCGCCACACCAGCCCGGCCACCGGGTGGGCGACTGGATCGCACCCAGCGGCCGCGCCGTGCCGGTGGTGACGGTCGCTACCCACGACACCGCCAGCGCCGTGGTCGCCACCCCGCTGACCGACGCAGACAGCGCCTACCTCAGCTCCGGCACCTGGTCGCTGATCGGTATTGAAAGCCGGGAGCCGTTAACCGGCCCGGCGGCGCTGGCCGCCAACATCACCAATGAAGGCGGCGTCGGCGGCCGTTACCGGGTACTGAAAAATATTATGGGACTCTGGCTGCTGCAGCGGGTGTGTCAGGAGCAGCAGGTCGCGGACCTGCCGGCGCTGCTCGACGCCGCGGCGGCGCAGCCGGGGTTCGTTAACCTGATCAACCCGAACGACGAGCGGCTGATTAATCCACCGTCGATGAGCGACGCCCTGCGTGAATGCTGCCGCGAGCACGGCCAGCCGGTGCCCGCCACTACCGCCGCGCTGGCGCGCTGCATTCTGGACAGCCTGGCGCTGTCCTACCGTCAGGGCCTGCTAACGCTGGGCGAGCTGCGCGGTGCGCCGCTGCGCCATCTGCATGTGGTGGGCGGCGGCAGCCGCAACAGCCTGCTGAACCAACTGTGCGCCGATGTCTGTCAGGTGCCGGTGCTGGCCGGGCCGGCCGAAGCCTCCACCCTCGGCAACATCGGCTGCCAGTTGATCGCGCAGGGCAACGTGGCGGATCTGGACGCCTTCCGCCGCCTGCTCGCCGACAACATCCCGCTGCAACCGTTTATCCCCCGACAGGATAGTGATTTTGCTGGTCACTGGCGCCGTTTCCAGGCGTTGTGCCAGGTTAACGAGGAGCTCACCGTATGA
- the rhaS gene encoding HTH-type transcriptional activator RhaS, giving the protein MTQLHGDEFFASQAATVAVEPRMPQCAFPEHYHDFWEIVLVEQGAGVHVFNDQPFALCSGAVFFVRDNDRHLFEQVEELHLTNVLYRSPRGFRFLSDIAPFLPYGANGEWLGQWQVNAAAQQQVKQLILQLAALARRDQPEDIAASESLFLQILVLLRQKRFQTQGDGSEQQGIQALLGWLQHNFCEEMDWDSLADRFSLSLRTLHRQLKQHTGMTPQRYLNRLRLLEARRRLQHSDDSITTIAHDCGFSDSNHFSTQFRKAFSLAPKTLRHQAQYED; this is encoded by the coding sequence ATGACACAACTTCATGGCGACGAATTTTTTGCTTCACAGGCGGCGACGGTGGCGGTGGAGCCTCGCATGCCGCAATGCGCCTTTCCTGAGCATTATCACGACTTCTGGGAGATCGTGCTGGTGGAGCAGGGAGCCGGTGTGCACGTGTTCAACGATCAACCCTTCGCGTTATGCAGCGGGGCGGTGTTTTTCGTCCGGGACAACGATCGCCATCTGTTTGAACAGGTGGAGGAACTGCACCTGACCAATGTGCTGTATCGGTCGCCGCGCGGGTTTCGCTTTCTGTCGGACATTGCGCCGTTTCTGCCGTATGGCGCCAATGGCGAGTGGCTGGGGCAATGGCAGGTGAACGCCGCCGCTCAGCAGCAGGTCAAACAGTTGATCCTGCAACTGGCGGCGCTGGCGCGCCGTGATCAGCCGGAGGATATCGCCGCCAGCGAAAGCCTGTTCTTGCAGATTCTGGTACTGCTGCGGCAAAAGCGTTTCCAGACGCAGGGCGACGGCAGCGAACAGCAAGGCATCCAGGCGTTGCTGGGGTGGTTGCAGCACAACTTTTGTGAAGAGATGGATTGGGATTCGCTGGCGGACCGCTTTTCGCTGTCGCTGCGTACGCTGCACCGGCAACTGAAACAGCACACCGGCATGACGCCGCAGCGCTATCTGAACCGGTTGCGGCTGCTGGAAGCCCGGCGCCGGTTGCAGCACAGCGATGACTCCATCACCACCATCGCCCATGATTGCGGCTTCAGCGACAGCAATCATTTTTCCACGCAGTTTCGCAAAGCCTTTTCGCTGGCCCCCAAAACGTTGCGCCATCAGGCGCAGTATGAGGACTAA
- the rhaR gene encoding HTH-type transcriptional activator RhaR translates to MPSRGLKLRTEDYFLTDKNTVTVAERSPQPAFPLHHHDFDELVIVWRGNGLHLWNDVPYRITCGDLFYVSARDCHSYESVHDLELDNILYIRDRLTLPTDWQNLLPGGEVPQQQRYWRLATHSMDSLRDKVENLTQECMKSDPLSLQLSEVLLLQIALLALRYRYAPDSTQLADAQQLDLLMNALRASIARPFRLEDFCWLHDISMRSLRGRFKQQTGMSVAQYLRQLRLCRAMELLRHNRQTISEVAAECGFDDSNYFSVVFHQAFGVTPSGYRQRFQSGGKA, encoded by the coding sequence GTGCCATCCCGCGGGTTGAAGTTACGAACGGAAGATTACTTTCTTACCGACAAGAATACGGTCACGGTGGCGGAGCGCAGCCCGCAGCCGGCGTTTCCGTTGCATCATCACGACTTCGACGAACTGGTGATCGTCTGGCGCGGCAACGGCCTGCATCTGTGGAATGATGTGCCTTACCGTATCACCTGCGGCGACCTGTTCTATGTCTCCGCCCGCGATTGCCACAGCTACGAATCGGTACATGACCTGGAACTGGACAATATCCTCTATATTCGTGACCGCCTGACGCTGCCCACCGACTGGCAAAACCTGCTGCCGGGCGGCGAGGTGCCGCAGCAACAACGCTACTGGCGGCTGGCGACCCACAGCATGGATAGCTTGCGCGACAAAGTGGAAAATCTGACGCAGGAGTGCATGAAGTCGGACCCGCTGTCGTTGCAGCTCAGCGAAGTGTTGCTGTTGCAGATTGCGCTGCTGGCGCTGCGTTATCGTTATGCACCGGACAGCACCCAACTGGCGGATGCCCAACAGTTGGACTTGCTGATGAATGCGTTACGCGCCAGTATCGCCCGGCCGTTCCGGCTGGAGGATTTTTGCTGGCTACACGACATCAGCATGCGCAGCCTGCGCGGTCGCTTCAAACAGCAGACCGGCATGAGCGTCGCGCAGTACCTGCGTCAGTTGCGGCTGTGCCGGGCGATGGAGCTGTTGCGTCATAATCGCCAAACCATCAGCGAAGTGGCGGCCGAATGCGGTTTTGACGACAGCAACTATTTTTCCGTGGTGTTCCATCAGGCGTTTGGCGTTACGCCGAGCGGTTACCGGCAACGTTTTCAGTCCGGCGGCAAGGCGTGA
- a CDS encoding dipeptide ABC transporter ATP-binding protein, translating to MSQSVLQPLLRVDGLNVTFPSPHGPVESVRDLSFQVNPGEILALVGESGSGKSVTARTLVGLAGERAQIQANAIELVRHDGSRCDLQTLSDRQWQQVRGREIGFVLQDALVSLDPLRRIGQEVAEPLLTHKLASRGDVATRVAELLAQVGIPDPANRAAQYPHELSGGLRQRALIASALAAGPKLLIADEPTTALDATVQQQVLKLFTALAQAGHGVLLITHDLAVVSQVADRVMVMQTGALVEHGPARQVLSAPQHPYTRRLLAAIPTAATRGNWLAGENPLSPQASTLLSSVGKSGEKGGLALQVDGVSVSFKRPDGSRMTAVNNISLTVERGETLGIVGESGSGKTTLGKVMLALQPPDSGDIRLSGQPWSTLAERERRPLRARIQTITQDPLSSFDPQFTIEQILLQPLRLRRDLSPQARQQRILALLELVGLSPTLLSRRPQSLSGGQRQRISIAQALAAEPEVLICDEPVSALDVTTQAQVLDLLVALQQRLQLSMVFISHDLGVVQHMSHRIAVMKDGNVVERGTVEQIFNQPQHPYTRQLLSTVAPVAINRQNNNIYA from the coding sequence ATGAGTCAGTCTGTTTTGCAGCCGTTGCTGCGCGTCGATGGGTTAAACGTAACCTTCCCCAGCCCGCACGGGCCGGTGGAATCGGTACGCGACCTGTCGTTTCAGGTCAATCCGGGCGAAATTCTGGCGCTGGTGGGCGAATCCGGCTCCGGTAAATCGGTCACGGCTCGTACGCTGGTCGGGCTGGCGGGTGAGCGGGCGCAGATTCAGGCCAACGCCATCGAGCTGGTGCGCCACGACGGCAGCCGGTGCGACCTGCAAACACTCAGCGATCGGCAGTGGCAACAGGTGCGCGGCCGGGAGATCGGCTTTGTACTGCAGGATGCGCTGGTGTCGCTCGATCCGCTGCGGCGCATCGGGCAGGAAGTGGCAGAGCCGCTGCTAACCCATAAACTGGCGTCGCGTGGCGACGTGGCAACGCGCGTCGCTGAATTGCTGGCCCAGGTCGGCATTCCCGATCCGGCCAACCGCGCCGCGCAGTACCCGCATGAGCTGTCCGGCGGTCTGCGCCAGCGGGCGCTGATCGCCTCAGCGCTGGCCGCCGGGCCAAAATTATTGATTGCCGACGAACCCACCACCGCGCTGGATGCCACCGTCCAGCAACAGGTGCTGAAACTGTTTACCGCGCTGGCGCAGGCCGGGCACGGCGTGCTGCTGATCACCCATGATCTGGCGGTGGTGTCGCAGGTCGCCGATCGGGTGATGGTGATGCAGACAGGCGCGCTGGTGGAACACGGCCCGGCACGGCAAGTGTTATCCGCTCCCCAGCATCCTTACACCCGCAGGCTGCTGGCTGCGATCCCGACTGCCGCTACCCGCGGCAACTGGCTGGCGGGAGAAAACCCGCTCAGCCCGCAGGCATCGACCCTGCTCTCCTCCGTTGGCAAGTCTGGCGAAAAGGGCGGGCTGGCGTTGCAGGTAGACGGCGTGTCCGTCTCGTTCAAACGCCCGGATGGCAGCCGTATGACCGCGGTGAACAACATTTCGCTGACGGTGGAACGGGGCGAAACGCTGGGTATCGTTGGCGAGTCCGGCTCCGGTAAAACCACACTGGGGAAAGTGATGCTGGCCTTGCAGCCGCCCGACAGCGGCGACATTCGCCTGTCCGGCCAACCGTGGAGCACGCTGGCCGAGCGGGAACGCCGCCCATTACGCGCCCGCATCCAAACCATCACGCAGGATCCGCTCAGCTCGTTCGATCCGCAGTTCACCATTGAACAGATCCTGCTGCAGCCGTTGCGGTTGCGGCGCGACCTTAGCCCGCAAGCCCGTCAGCAGCGTATTCTTGCCCTGCTGGAGCTGGTGGGGCTGTCACCGACGCTGCTCTCCAGACGGCCGCAGTCGTTATCCGGCGGGCAACGCCAACGTATCTCCATCGCACAGGCGCTGGCGGCGGAACCGGAGGTGCTGATTTGCGACGAACCGGTATCGGCGCTGGATGTCACCACCCAGGCGCAGGTGCTCGACCTGCTGGTGGCGCTGCAGCAGCGGCTGCAACTGTCGATGGTGTTTATCTCCCACGATCTGGGGGTGGTGCAGCACATGAGTCACCGGATTGCGGTCATGAAAGACGGAAATGTGGTGGAACGCGGCACCGTGGAACAGATATTCAATCAACCGCAACACCCCTACACCCGGCAATTACTTTCCACCGTCGCCCCGGTGGCGATTAACCGACAGAATAACAATATTTACGCCTGA
- a CDS encoding ABC transporter permease has translation MPTPHRTVYRSPWRAPATLLPAAAVLLLLLAVFFPALFTHRLPDEMDMGAVLQPPDADHWFGTDTLGRDVFTRVVYGTSLSLSIGVGAMLIACLGGVLLGTVSALAPLPVRRVLVRLLDIMLAFPEMLLALLVIAVLGRGPENTLLAVGLAGVAGYARLVRSQVLQVKLSGYVEHAVALGEPPLYIVVRHIIPNTLRPLLILATIGVGNAVLSASALSFLGLGVVPPTAEWGALLADGRNFLDIAPWVSLFPASVVALSVIVITLLGRRLQAILAKGAA, from the coding sequence ATGCCTACCCCCCATCGTACGGTCTATCGCAGCCCCTGGCGGGCGCCGGCAACCCTGCTTCCCGCTGCCGCCGTACTGCTTTTGCTGCTGGCGGTGTTTTTCCCTGCGCTGTTCACCCATCGCCTGCCGGATGAAATGGACATGGGAGCAGTGCTCCAGCCGCCCGACGCGGACCACTGGTTCGGCACCGACACGCTCGGGCGCGACGTATTCACCCGCGTGGTGTACGGCACCTCGCTGTCGCTGAGCATCGGCGTCGGCGCGATGCTGATCGCCTGCCTCGGCGGCGTGCTGTTAGGCACCGTGTCGGCGCTGGCCCCGCTGCCGGTACGCCGCGTACTGGTGCGGCTGCTGGATATCATGCTGGCGTTCCCGGAAATGCTGCTGGCGCTGCTGGTGATCGCGGTGCTGGGGCGCGGCCCGGAAAATACGCTGCTGGCGGTCGGGCTGGCCGGCGTCGCCGGCTATGCACGGCTGGTGCGTTCGCAGGTGCTACAGGTGAAACTGTCCGGCTACGTGGAACACGCCGTCGCGCTGGGCGAACCTCCGCTGTACATCGTGGTGCGCCATATCATTCCCAACACATTACGGCCGTTGCTGATTCTGGCGACTATCGGCGTTGGTAACGCGGTGCTGTCCGCCTCCGCGCTGAGTTTCCTCGGGCTTGGCGTGGTGCCGCCCACGGCGGAATGGGGCGCGTTGCTGGCCGACGGCCGCAACTTCCTGGATATCGCGCCCTGGGTCAGCCTGTTTCCCGCCAGTGTCGTCGCGCTGTCGGTGATCGTCATCACCCTGCTGGGCCGGCGTTTGCAGGCTATTTTGGCCAAGGGGGCAGCATGA
- a CDS encoding ABC transporter permease, which produces MMSGLNRNLAVTALQRLFTIVAVLWGAATLTFIAVKLIPGDPVAILSGGDNVVDEAYRAALIKQFGLDQPLWMQYLRYCGQALQGDFGVSYQYRQPVVALIGDAMRETVQLALSALALALLLSILNALLTAGRHARLRALMSWLELTLLSTPVYWVGIVLLSVFSFRLQWFPVMGNDGLISLVLPVITLSLPLAALLSQVLRDGLEEALSQPFALTVRTRGVSETWLRVRHGLRHGALAASTLTGTLLAGVLSGSVLTETVFGRAGIGQITLHAIESRDMPLVLGLVMLSALLFVVINLLVDALYLIIDPRLRKKANAHEQ; this is translated from the coding sequence ATGATGTCTGGATTAAACCGTAACCTGGCCGTCACGGCTCTCCAGCGACTCTTCACCATCGTGGCTGTGCTCTGGGGCGCAGCCACACTGACGTTTATTGCCGTTAAACTGATCCCCGGCGATCCGGTGGCGATCCTGAGCGGCGGCGATAACGTGGTGGATGAGGCGTACCGGGCAGCGCTGATCAAGCAATTCGGGCTCGATCAGCCGCTGTGGATGCAATACCTGCGCTACTGCGGACAAGCGCTGCAAGGCGATTTCGGCGTCAGCTATCAGTACCGGCAACCGGTGGTGGCGCTGATTGGCGACGCCATGCGTGAAACCGTCCAACTGGCGCTCAGCGCGCTGGCGCTGGCCTTATTGCTGTCAATCCTCAACGCTTTGCTGACCGCCGGACGTCACGCCCGGCTGCGCGCGCTGATGTCCTGGCTGGAACTGACGCTGCTCAGCACGCCGGTCTACTGGGTTGGCATCGTGCTGCTCAGCGTTTTCAGCTTCCGCCTGCAATGGTTTCCGGTGATGGGTAATGACGGATTGATATCGTTGGTGCTGCCGGTCATCACCCTGAGTCTGCCGCTGGCTGCTCTGCTGAGCCAGGTGCTGCGCGACGGACTGGAAGAGGCGCTGTCGCAGCCGTTCGCGCTGACGGTGCGCACCCGCGGCGTCAGCGAAACCTGGCTGCGCGTTCGGCACGGCCTGCGCCACGGCGCGCTGGCCGCCTCAACGCTGACCGGCACCCTGCTGGCGGGCGTGCTGAGCGGTTCGGTGCTGACCGAAACCGTGTTCGGCCGCGCCGGCATCGGCCAGATTACCCTGCACGCCATCGAAAGCCGTGACATGCCGCTGGTGCTGGGACTGGTGATGTTGTCCGCCCTGCTGTTTGTGGTCATCAACCTGCTGGTGGATGCGCTGTACCTGATTATCGACCCCCGTTTGAGAAAAAAGGCGAACGCCCATGAGCAGTGA
- a CDS encoding ABC transporter substrate-binding protein, with product MATLSPASKASRFSLLTAGLLSLAVGASPFAHAADATVTPVQGGTLNIGLGSDTPVIDPSITAYSVAALVARNVVDSLVGQAEDNRFTPWLAERWEISDNNTRYTFHLRKDVTFSDGTKLDAAAIKYNLDRILDPKTTSSYAKSLLGPIDSIATPDDYTVVISYKSPFAALLQGLSLPYLGIQSPTYLKNTPNTSNTIVGSGPFILESFVKGSGSRLKKRPDYHWGPGYAAHTGPAYLDKIEFKYLPESSVRLGALSSGQVQAIDAVPPANAAALKKDTRLELITRENPGVNRVLYLNTSKGPFQDVNIRRAFLHAVDAASATKVAFFGTLKAAENILGPSTLYYDKSATALGGFDLKKANQLLDDAGWKTKDGQGYRTKDGKRLTVNFVYSTGSSEAAEITLFQAVQYQVKQAGIDVQLNPVDSGGFISRTNDNDYDIASNYFVRAEPDILRTVFDSNYIPPNGNNFSRTHSLDDKLRKAIGASDAERQQLYSQIQHELLDQAYAVPLFVPAYQLGLSKKVQGISWATNAKPNFYDVWIKP from the coding sequence ATGGCGACATTATCTCCGGCAAGCAAAGCATCACGGTTTTCCTTACTCACCGCAGGGTTGCTGTCTCTGGCGGTGGGCGCATCACCCTTCGCCCACGCGGCGGACGCCACCGTCACGCCCGTGCAGGGCGGCACGCTGAATATCGGGCTGGGCAGCGACACCCCGGTCATCGACCCGTCCATCACCGCTTACTCCGTGGCGGCGCTGGTGGCCCGTAACGTGGTGGATTCGCTGGTGGGTCAGGCGGAAGACAACCGTTTTACGCCCTGGCTGGCCGAACGCTGGGAAATCAGCGACAACAACACCCGCTATACCTTCCACCTGCGTAAGGACGTGACGTTCAGCGACGGCACCAAACTGGATGCGGCAGCGATAAAATACAATCTGGACCGTATTCTCGACCCGAAAACCACCTCCAGCTACGCCAAATCCCTGTTGGGGCCGATCGACAGCATTGCCACGCCGGACGATTACACGGTGGTGATCAGCTATAAAAGCCCGTTCGCCGCACTGTTGCAGGGTCTGAGCCTGCCGTATTTGGGCATTCAGTCGCCGACGTACCTGAAAAACACCCCAAACACCAGCAACACCATCGTTGGCTCTGGTCCGTTTATTCTGGAATCCTTCGTAAAAGGCAGCGGCAGCCGCCTGAAAAAACGTCCGGATTACCACTGGGGGCCGGGCTATGCCGCGCACACCGGTCCGGCCTATCTGGATAAAATCGAATTCAAATACCTGCCGGAATCCTCGGTGCGCCTTGGTGCGTTGAGCAGCGGCCAGGTACAGGCGATTGACGCAGTGCCGCCCGCCAATGCCGCGGCGCTGAAAAAAGACACCCGTCTGGAATTGATCACCCGCGAGAACCCAGGCGTTAACCGCGTGCTTTACCTGAATACGTCTAAAGGCCCGTTCCAGGATGTCAATATCCGCCGCGCCTTCCTGCACGCGGTGGATGCCGCGTCAGCGACAAAAGTGGCGTTCTTCGGCACCCTGAAAGCGGCGGAAAACATCCTCGGTCCTTCCACGCTGTATTACGACAAGTCGGCCACAGCGCTGGGCGGTTTCGATCTGAAGAAAGCCAACCAGTTGCTGGACGACGCGGGCTGGAAAACCAAAGATGGCCAAGGCTACCGCACCAAAGACGGCAAGCGCCTGACCGTGAATTTCGTCTACAGCACCGGTTCATCGGAAGCCGCGGAAATCACCCTGTTCCAGGCGGTGCAGTATCAGGTGAAACAGGCCGGTATCGATGTCCAGCTTAATCCGGTCGACAGCGGGGGCTTCATCAGCCGTACCAACGATAACGACTACGACATCGCTTCCAACTACTTTGTGCGCGCCGAGCCGGATATCCTGCGTACCGTATTTGATTCCAACTATATTCCGCCCAACGGCAACAACTTCAGCCGCACCCACTCGCTGGATGACAAGCTGAGAAAAGCCATCGGCGCCAGCGATGCCGAACGCCAGCAGCTCTACAGCCAGATCCAGCACGAACTGCTCGACCAGGCTTACGCCGTGCCGCTGTTCGTCCCGGCCTACCAACTGGGCCTGTCGAAGAAAGTACAGGGCATCAGCTGGGCCACCAACGCCAAACCGAACTTCTATGATGTCTGGATTAAACCGTAA
- a CDS encoding YagU family protein gives MQARTVKEKIILAVVIGIIAGIICAIAKFGWEIPFPPRTPERDLTNPPQQLLQQLGMSFDLSHITYLFNGNPRPIMSFIMHFGFSITFTVLYCVAAEFWPRIKLWQGAFYGLVLWAVFHVVLLPLFGTVPAPWDQPFAEHFSEIFGHMFCFWVAELARRDLRNRITHQQENDTLATQHAH, from the coding sequence ATGCAGGCTCGTACCGTTAAGGAAAAAATTATACTGGCGGTGGTGATTGGCATTATTGCCGGCATCATTTGCGCAATCGCCAAATTCGGCTGGGAAATTCCCTTCCCGCCCCGTACCCCGGAAAGGGATCTGACTAACCCACCTCAGCAATTATTGCAACAGCTTGGCATGTCGTTTGATCTCTCGCATATAACCTATCTGTTCAATGGCAATCCGCGGCCGATCATGAGTTTCATCATGCATTTCGGCTTCTCGATTACCTTTACCGTGCTTTATTGCGTAGCAGCGGAATTCTGGCCGCGCATTAAGCTCTGGCAAGGCGCTTTTTACGGTCTGGTGCTGTGGGCCGTGTTCCATGTGGTGCTGCTGCCGCTGTTCGGTACCGTACCTGCGCCGTGGGACCAGCCGTTTGCCGAGCACTTCTCAGAAATCTTCGGCCACATGTTCTGCTTCTGGGTTGCTGAACTGGCGCGACGCGATCTGCGCAACCGCATCACTCACCAGCAGGAAAACGATACGCTGGCGACACAACACGCGCACTGA
- the ubiI gene encoding FAD-dependent 2-octaprenylphenol hydroxylase, whose amino-acid sequence MQSFDVVIAGGGMVGLALACGLQGSGLSVAVLEKQTATEPLANGPHALRVSAINAASEALLRKLNVWPGIAAQRLSPYNEMYVWDKDSFGNIRFCGEEFGFSRLGHIIENDVIQWALWQQASQSRDITLLAPATLRQVAWGENEAFITLEDGSMLTARLVVGADGAHSWLRQHADIPLTFWDYGHHALVANIRTEQPHGAIASQVFHGDGILAFLPLSDPNLCSIVWSLPPERAQHMRELPADEFARQLAMTFDMRLGLCQLESDRQTFPLTARYARSFAAHRLVLTGDAAHTIHPLAGQGVNLGFMDVAELIAELKRLQTQGKDIGQHLYLRRYERRRKHSAALMLASMQGFRTLFAASHPVGGLLRDIGLKLADTLPGIKPTLVRQAMGLNDLPDWLDHTR is encoded by the coding sequence ATGCAATCATTTGATGTGGTCATCGCGGGTGGGGGAATGGTGGGGCTGGCGCTGGCCTGCGGTCTGCAAGGCAGCGGCCTGAGCGTCGCGGTGCTGGAAAAACAGACCGCGACCGAACCGTTGGCGAACGGCCCGCACGCGCTGCGCGTATCCGCCATTAATGCCGCCAGCGAGGCGCTGCTGCGCAAGCTCAACGTCTGGCCGGGCATTGCCGCGCAGCGGTTGAGCCCTTACAACGAAATGTATGTCTGGGACAAAGACAGCTTCGGTAATATCCGTTTTTGCGGTGAAGAGTTCGGCTTCTCCCGTCTCGGCCACATTATTGAAAACGACGTCATCCAGTGGGCGCTGTGGCAACAGGCAAGCCAGTCGCGGGACATCACCCTGCTGGCGCCCGCCACGCTGCGTCAGGTCGCCTGGGGCGAGAACGAAGCCTTCATTACGCTGGAAGATGGCAGCATGCTCACCGCCCGGCTGGTGGTAGGAGCCGACGGCGCACACTCCTGGCTGCGCCAGCACGCCGACATTCCGCTGACGTTCTGGGATTACGGCCATCATGCGCTGGTCGCCAACATCCGCACTGAGCAGCCGCACGGCGCCATCGCCAGCCAGGTGTTCCACGGCGACGGCATTCTGGCGTTTCTGCCGCTGAGCGACCCAAATCTCTGTTCGATCGTCTGGTCGCTGCCGCCGGAACGCGCCCAACACATGCGAGAGCTGCCCGCCGACGAGTTCGCCAGACAGCTGGCGATGACCTTCGATATGCGGCTGGGGCTGTGCCAGCTGGAGAGCGACCGTCAAACCTTCCCGCTCACCGCGCGCTATGCTCGCAGCTTTGCCGCTCACCGGCTGGTGCTAACGGGCGACGCGGCGCACACCATTCATCCGCTGGCCGGTCAGGGCGTCAACCTCGGTTTTATGGACGTGGCGGAGCTGATTGCCGAACTCAAGCGGTTGCAGACGCAAGGCAAGGACATCGGCCAGCACCTGTATCTGCGGCGTTACGAACGGCGCCGCAAGCACAGCGCCGCGTTGATGCTGGCGAGTATGCAGGGTTTTCGCACCCTGTTCGCCGCGTCTCATCCGGTCGGCGGCCTGTTGCGCGACATCGGCCTGAAACTGGCGGACACGCTGCCGGGTATCAAGCCGACGCTGGTGCGTCAGGCGATGGGGCTGAACGATCTACCGGACTGGCTGGACCATACCCGTTGA